From Vibrio splendidus, a single genomic window includes:
- a CDS encoding methyl-accepting chemotaxis protein — protein MTKLSFKPWERIISDVRLVPKMVMLMIFSTILIISKQLWDASTFYDSLLAVTNNAQVAQQHYETYLVQVAWQTALMIIVFVVLLLAAARVMLRQTQYLNDAIKTMADKNLSVPIEMDCKDEYGDVARELEKTRVQLNDMIKTQVASSDELFALTEVMTISMSETKDSAQEEFNEIDQLATAMSEMTSTVQTVAEHAQSASSLTEQASGQALTGQKFVQGSVSKMSELSSDIAASAAAVNQVEERVDSIGSVVGTIQGISEQTNLLALNAAIEAARAGEAGRGFAVVADEVRNLAQRTQQATVEIQDMISHLQSSANSAVELMEKSVVEAAEGVDLVTNAGSELDGIVSQVNQINDMNFQIATAAGQQSSVAEEMSVNLTNVRELVEASVVVVGELLETSQLMETNAQELDGKIKQFKV, from the coding sequence ATGACTAAACTGTCATTCAAGCCGTGGGAAAGGATAATCTCTGACGTTCGTCTCGTTCCAAAAATGGTCATGCTGATGATATTCAGCACTATCTTGATCATTTCGAAGCAGTTATGGGACGCAAGTACGTTTTACGATTCATTGCTTGCTGTAACCAATAATGCGCAAGTTGCGCAGCAGCATTATGAGACTTACCTAGTTCAAGTGGCTTGGCAAACAGCCTTGATGATCATTGTGTTTGTGGTTCTTCTATTAGCGGCGGCGCGCGTTATGCTTCGCCAAACTCAGTACCTTAATGACGCCATTAAAACCATGGCCGATAAGAATCTATCAGTGCCGATTGAAATGGACTGTAAAGATGAATACGGCGATGTGGCACGCGAGCTTGAAAAAACTCGCGTCCAACTGAACGACATGATCAAAACTCAAGTGGCTTCTTCTGACGAGCTATTCGCTCTGACAGAAGTGATGACCATTAGCATGTCAGAAACCAAAGATTCGGCTCAAGAAGAGTTCAACGAGATCGATCAGCTAGCGACAGCAATGAGTGAGATGACGTCTACCGTGCAAACTGTCGCTGAGCATGCGCAAAGTGCTTCTTCATTGACTGAACAGGCATCAGGCCAAGCATTGACTGGTCAGAAGTTCGTTCAAGGCTCAGTTTCTAAGATGAGTGAGTTATCTTCAGATATCGCAGCATCTGCAGCAGCGGTAAACCAAGTAGAAGAGCGCGTTGACTCAATTGGTAGCGTTGTGGGTACTATCCAAGGTATTTCAGAACAAACGAACCTGTTAGCACTGAACGCAGCGATTGAAGCCGCGCGTGCAGGTGAAGCGGGACGTGGTTTTGCGGTTGTTGCCGATGAGGTTCGTAACCTTGCGCAGCGTACTCAACAAGCGACAGTCGAGATTCAAGATATGATCAGTCACCTACAAAGCAGCGCTAATTCTGCGGTAGAGTTGATGGAGAAGAGTGTTGTAGAAGCGGCTGAAGGCGTTGATCTGGTAACCAATGCTGGTTCAGAGCTAGATGGCATCGTAAGCCAAGTCAACCAAATCAATGATATGAACTTCCAGATCGCGACCGCTGCAGGCCAACAGAGCAGTGTTGCTGAAGAGATGAGTGTAAACCTAACGAATGTTCGTGAGCTTGTTGAAGCCTCTGTAGTGGTCGTTGGTGAACTGTTAGAGACTTCTCAGCTCATGGAAACCAACGCGCAAGAACTGGACGGTAAGATTAAACAATTTAAGGTTTAA
- the glnE gene encoding bifunctional [glutamate--ammonia ligase]-adenylyl-L-tyrosine phosphorylase/[glutamate--ammonia-ligase] adenylyltransferase — MPLPSQLTTHSQSAFEQLLEHQSEAINAWPEPMIEDLKRVLGLSCFVADCLQRDTVLSNSLPDMLACEERAEGYRQRLAELLSGCADEMSGQRVLRQFRNREMTYIAWRDFLGEWELEQSLSHLSMLAEAMIFETYQWQYDICCKEWGTPCNDQGEAQPMLIIGMGKLGGGELNFSSDIDLIFTYPENGETQGARRSIANAQFFTRLGQRIIKALDQQTFDGFCYRVDMRLRPFGESGPLVMSYAALEDYYQEQGRDWERYAMVKARVMGSEMYPEYQELRQMLRPFVFRRYIDFSAIQSLRRMKSMISSEVRRRGLSNNIKLGSGGIREVEFIAQVFQLIRGGREPSLRGRGLLETLSAIESLNLLETKEVGHLREAYLFLRRLENLLQAMSDKQTQTLPDGEIEQLQLAVAMQFSDWDSLITATRVHMANVHTVFEDLIGVDEDDANPIASHFSELWDMAHKQDVIEQVLEHDIAIANPLEAAKTIIQFKADLAKKTLGPRGREVLNRLMPKVFQALYTAKDAEFGLSRVLHLLHKIVTRTTYLELLDEHPAALTQLVRLCTASPMISEQLGRYPILLDELIDPQQLYNPVPLESYKTELRDYLARIPEDDMEQQMEGLRQFKQTCILRIAAADIAGALPVMKVSDHLTYLAEAIVEAGINQAWLQVSAKFGEPTHVKDREGRGFAVVGYGKVGGWELGYNSDLDIVFMHDCPVHIYTDGKKEIDGRQFYLRLAQRIIHIFSTRTASGILYEVDTRLRPSGASGLLVSPTDAFDEYQHNDAWTWEHQALTRARMIYGDDLLASAFNKTRHEVLCLARDEATLKKSVVDMREKMRGHLGGKKADRFMLKQDAGGITDIEFLAQYLVLRYSNEKPKLTRWCDNVRIFESLLSQGIMDEQQGIALTNVYTTLRDEIHHRNLLNLDADVAIEKFEMEREHVVQAWKQWMEA; from the coding sequence ATGCCATTGCCTTCTCAACTCACCACGCATTCCCAGTCTGCTTTTGAGCAATTATTAGAGCATCAAAGTGAAGCCATCAATGCTTGGCCAGAGCCAATGATTGAAGATCTTAAACGTGTACTCGGTTTAAGTTGTTTTGTTGCTGATTGCTTACAGCGTGATACGGTTTTATCCAACTCTCTACCTGATATGCTGGCATGTGAAGAGCGTGCTGAAGGGTATCGTCAGCGATTAGCCGAGTTACTTTCAGGTTGTGCCGATGAAATGAGTGGCCAGCGTGTGCTGCGTCAATTCCGTAATCGAGAAATGACCTACATTGCTTGGCGTGATTTTTTGGGCGAGTGGGAGCTAGAGCAGAGCTTAAGCCATCTATCGATGTTGGCAGAGGCGATGATCTTCGAGACCTATCAGTGGCAGTACGATATTTGCTGTAAAGAGTGGGGCACACCTTGTAATGATCAGGGTGAAGCGCAGCCGATGTTGATCATCGGTATGGGCAAGCTCGGTGGCGGTGAGCTTAATTTCTCTTCTGATATCGATCTGATTTTTACTTACCCTGAAAATGGTGAAACCCAAGGGGCACGACGAAGTATCGCCAACGCCCAATTTTTCACGCGTTTAGGGCAACGGATTATCAAGGCGCTTGATCAGCAAACCTTTGATGGATTCTGTTATCGAGTAGACATGCGTCTGCGTCCATTCGGTGAGAGTGGTCCACTGGTCATGAGTTACGCTGCGCTAGAAGATTACTATCAAGAACAAGGCCGAGATTGGGAACGCTACGCGATGGTTAAGGCGCGAGTGATGGGTAGTGAAATGTACCCTGAATATCAAGAGCTTCGCCAGATGTTGCGCCCGTTTGTGTTTCGTCGTTATATCGATTTCAGTGCGATCCAATCTCTGCGTCGAATGAAGTCGATGATCAGCAGTGAAGTTCGCCGTCGTGGCCTCTCCAATAACATCAAGCTTGGTTCTGGTGGTATTCGTGAAGTTGAATTTATTGCGCAAGTTTTTCAATTGATTCGTGGCGGGCGCGAGCCTAGCCTGCGTGGTCGAGGGTTACTAGAGACGTTAAGTGCTATTGAGTCTCTCAATTTATTAGAGACCAAAGAAGTCGGTCATTTACGTGAGGCCTACCTGTTTTTACGTCGCCTTGAAAACTTATTGCAAGCGATGTCTGATAAGCAAACTCAAACCTTACCAGATGGTGAGATCGAGCAACTTCAGCTCGCTGTCGCAATGCAATTTTCTGATTGGGATAGTTTGATTACGGCAACTCGTGTTCATATGGCGAATGTACATACTGTGTTCGAAGATCTGATTGGTGTCGATGAAGATGACGCCAATCCAATCGCGAGTCACTTTAGTGAACTGTGGGATATGGCCCATAAACAAGACGTGATTGAGCAGGTTCTTGAGCATGACATCGCGATTGCTAACCCGCTGGAAGCGGCGAAAACCATTATCCAATTTAAAGCGGATTTAGCGAAGAAAACCCTTGGTCCACGTGGGCGGGAGGTTTTAAATCGCTTGATGCCTAAAGTGTTCCAAGCGTTGTACACCGCCAAGGATGCAGAGTTTGGCTTGTCTCGAGTGTTGCACCTTCTCCATAAAATAGTCACGCGTACCACTTACCTTGAGCTATTGGATGAACACCCAGCCGCGTTAACTCAGTTAGTTCGTTTATGTACTGCGAGCCCGATGATTTCGGAGCAGCTTGGCCGTTATCCAATTCTATTAGATGAACTTATTGACCCTCAACAACTCTATAATCCAGTACCTTTAGAGTCTTACAAGACTGAACTGAGAGATTACCTAGCTCGAATTCCTGAAGATGATATGGAGCAACAGATGGAAGGTCTGCGTCAGTTTAAGCAGACTTGTATCTTGAGGATTGCAGCCGCGGATATTGCAGGTGCTCTGCCAGTCATGAAGGTGAGTGATCACCTGACCTATTTAGCCGAAGCGATTGTTGAGGCGGGTATTAACCAAGCTTGGTTACAAGTATCGGCCAAGTTTGGTGAACCGACTCATGTAAAAGATCGTGAAGGCCGCGGCTTCGCAGTTGTTGGTTATGGCAAAGTTGGCGGCTGGGAGCTGGGCTACAACTCCGATCTCGATATCGTGTTCATGCACGACTGCCCGGTACACATCTATACTGACGGTAAGAAAGAGATTGATGGACGCCAGTTTTATTTAAGGTTGGCACAGCGAATTATTCATATTTTCTCAACGAGAACCGCTTCCGGTATTTTGTATGAGGTAGACACTCGTCTGCGCCCTTCAGGTGCCTCTGGTCTATTGGTTAGTCCAACGGATGCCTTTGACGAGTATCAGCACAATGATGCGTGGACTTGGGAGCACCAAGCTCTAACTCGCGCTCGCATGATTTACGGCGATGACTTATTGGCTTCGGCATTTAACAAAACTCGCCATGAGGTTCTGTGCTTGGCTCGTGATGAGGCTACGCTCAAAAAGTCCGTTGTGGATATGCGTGAAAAAATGCGCGGTCATTTAGGCGGTAAAAAAGCCGATCGATTCATGTTGAAACAAGATGCGGGCGGTATTACTGATATTGAGTTCTTGGCGCAATACTTAGTGCTGAGATACAGCAACGAAAAACCTAAGCTCACCCGTTGGTGTGACAATGTACGAATCTTTGAAAGCCTGTTGTCACAGGGGATTATGGACGAGCAGCAAGGTATCGCATTAACCAACGTCTATACGACGTTAAGAGATGAAATCCATCACCGTAATCTACTCAACCTTGATGCGGATGTGGCGATTGAGAAGTTTGAGATGGAAAGGGAACATGTTGTTCAAGCATGGAAGCAATGGATGGAAGCATAA
- the hldE gene encoding bifunctional D-glycero-beta-D-manno-heptose-7-phosphate kinase/D-glycero-beta-D-manno-heptose 1-phosphate adenylyltransferase HldE, with protein MKPILPDYSQSGVLVVGDVMLDRYWYGPTGRISPEAPVPVVKVENNEERPGGAANVAMNIASLGGHAHIVGLTGKDEPAEVLKNTLGALKVKCDFVELEDYPTITKLRVMSRGQQLIRLDFEDKFENTDPELVLSRMEQALPNVRSVILSDYAKGALEHVQSFIQKARAAKVPVFIDPKGADFERYRGATLLTPNMAEFELVAGKVKSEDEMIEKGLALIEEFDFEALLVTRSEHGMTLLRKGLEPFHLPTQAKEVYDVTGAGDTVISVLAASVAAGKPLDEACALANAAAGVVVGKLGTSTLSTIELAEAIHGSQDTDYGVISEAALVEAVKRARAKGETVVMTNGCFDILHAGHVSYMNHAAELGDRLIVAVNTDESVKRLKGPGRPVNPTDRRMAVLAGLGAVDWVVPFSEDTPQRLISEVLPSILVKGGDYKPEEIAGGEEVIAAGGEVKVLNFEDGCSTTEIIKAIKGGRG; from the coding sequence ATGAAACCAATTCTACCTGACTACAGCCAATCAGGCGTTCTTGTTGTCGGTGACGTAATGCTTGACCGTTACTGGTATGGTCCAACTGGCCGTATTTCACCAGAAGCACCTGTACCCGTTGTGAAAGTAGAAAATAACGAAGAGCGTCCTGGTGGTGCTGCCAACGTAGCAATGAATATTGCCTCTCTTGGTGGGCATGCTCATATCGTTGGTTTGACTGGAAAAGATGAGCCTGCTGAGGTGTTAAAAAACACCCTAGGTGCACTAAAAGTTAAATGTGATTTCGTTGAGTTAGAGGATTATCCAACCATCACTAAATTGCGAGTGATGAGCCGAGGACAACAGCTAATCCGCCTTGATTTTGAAGACAAATTTGAGAACACGGATCCCGAGCTTGTTTTGTCTCGCATGGAGCAAGCGCTTCCTAATGTACGTTCGGTAATCCTATCTGATTACGCAAAAGGTGCCTTGGAGCATGTGCAGAGCTTCATTCAAAAAGCACGTGCGGCAAAGGTTCCTGTATTCATTGACCCGAAAGGCGCAGACTTTGAACGTTACCGTGGTGCGACTTTGCTTACGCCAAATATGGCTGAGTTCGAGTTGGTTGCGGGCAAAGTAAAATCTGAAGATGAAATGATCGAAAAAGGACTCGCGTTAATCGAAGAGTTTGATTTCGAGGCTTTGTTGGTAACGCGCAGCGAACATGGTATGACTTTGCTTCGCAAAGGTTTAGAGCCATTCCACTTGCCGACTCAAGCGAAAGAAGTGTATGACGTGACAGGCGCGGGTGATACGGTTATCTCGGTACTCGCGGCTTCTGTTGCTGCTGGTAAGCCACTGGATGAAGCGTGTGCATTAGCGAACGCTGCTGCAGGTGTGGTAGTTGGCAAACTTGGTACATCGACGTTGTCTACGATTGAATTAGCGGAAGCGATTCATGGTAGCCAAGACACTGACTACGGCGTGATCTCTGAAGCGGCACTGGTTGAAGCGGTGAAGCGTGCTCGTGCGAAAGGCGAGACAGTGGTTATGACCAATGGCTGCTTTGATATTCTGCATGCCGGCCATGTTTCTTACATGAACCACGCGGCTGAGCTGGGTGATCGTTTGATCGTTGCAGTGAATACCGATGAATCAGTCAAACGTTTGAAAGGTCCAGGTCGCCCTGTGAACCCAACTGATCGTCGTATGGCGGTATTGGCTGGCTTAGGCGCTGTTGATTGGGTGGTTCCGTTTTCTGAAGATACACCTCAACGTTTGATCTCTGAGGTTCTACCAAGCATTCTAGTGAAAGGTGGTGATTACAAACCTGAAGAGATTGCTGGTGGTGAAGAAGTGATTGCGGCTGGTGGTGAAGTGAAAGTACTTAACTTTGAAGATGGTTGCTCTACGACTGAAATCATTAAAGCGATTAAAGGTGGTCGAGGCTAA
- the tolC gene encoding outer membrane channel protein TolC, which produces MKKLLPLFISAAIGSLSSSAFADTLAEVYDQAKQNDPQLLRSAAQRDAAFEAVTSSRSDLLPQIDLRANYDINRGDLSDKNNDNNQWGAGIYFSQELYQRSSWITLDTAEKTARQSDSAYAAEQQALILRVATAYFEVLRAQDNLEFVRAEKAAVARQLEQTKQRFEVGLSAITDVHDAQAQYDGVLADEVLAENTLINNYEGLREITGQEHSNLSILDTDRFSASKSSESAAALVEQAEQKNLSLLASRISQDVAKDNITLASSGHLPSLTLDGSYSLADQSNSSNNYDQDNLNLGLNLVVPLYTGGNTTSLTKQAEYNYVAASEDLEATYRSVVKDVRAFNNNITASIGALRAYEQSVVSAQSALEATEAGFDVGTRTIVDVLDSTRRLYDANKNLSDARYNYILSVLQLRQAVGTLSEQDIVDVNAGLKVASK; this is translated from the coding sequence ATGAAAAAACTGCTTCCACTATTTATCAGTGCAGCAATCGGCAGCCTGAGTTCATCAGCTTTTGCTGATACGCTAGCTGAAGTTTACGACCAAGCAAAACAGAACGATCCACAACTTCTTCGTTCCGCAGCGCAGCGCGATGCCGCTTTTGAAGCAGTAACGTCAAGCCGTAGTGATTTGCTACCACAAATTGATTTAAGAGCTAACTACGATATCAACCGTGGTGATTTAAGCGATAAAAACAATGACAATAACCAATGGGGAGCTGGGATTTACTTTTCTCAAGAGCTCTACCAACGCTCTTCATGGATCACGCTAGATACGGCAGAGAAAACTGCTCGCCAATCTGATTCAGCGTACGCGGCAGAGCAACAAGCTTTGATCCTACGTGTAGCAACGGCATACTTTGAAGTACTTCGAGCTCAAGATAACCTAGAATTTGTTCGTGCAGAGAAAGCCGCTGTTGCTCGTCAACTAGAACAAACAAAGCAGCGCTTTGAAGTAGGTCTTTCAGCAATCACCGATGTACATGATGCGCAAGCTCAGTACGATGGCGTTTTAGCTGATGAAGTTTTAGCAGAGAACACTCTGATTAATAACTACGAAGGTCTACGTGAGATTACAGGTCAGGAACACTCTAACCTAAGCATCCTAGACACTGATCGTTTCTCAGCAAGCAAATCTTCTGAATCTGCAGCAGCACTTGTTGAACAAGCAGAGCAAAAGAACCTGAGCCTTTTAGCATCTCGTATTTCTCAAGATGTAGCGAAAGATAACATCACACTAGCAAGTTCTGGTCACCTACCAAGCTTGACGTTAGATGGTAGTTACTCTCTTGCGGATCAATCAAATAGCTCAAATAATTACGACCAAGATAACCTAAACCTAGGTTTGAACTTAGTTGTACCTCTATATACGGGTGGTAATACAACTTCTTTGACTAAACAGGCTGAATACAACTACGTTGCAGCAAGTGAAGATCTAGAAGCCACTTATCGTAGCGTTGTAAAAGACGTTCGTGCATTCAATAACAACATCACAGCTTCGATCGGCGCTCTACGTGCTTACGAACAGTCTGTTGTCTCTGCTCAGTCTGCTCTAGAAGCAACAGAAGCAGGTTTTGATGTCGGTACTCGTACTATCGTTGACGTACTAGATTCGACTCGTCGTCTATACGATGCGAACAAAAACCTTTCAGATGCTCGTTACAACTACATCCTAAGTGTGCTTCAGCTTCGTCAAGCCGTCGGTACGCTAAGCGAACAAGACATCGTTGATGTAAACGCAGGTCTAAAAGTAGCAAGTAAGTAA
- the nudF gene encoding ADP-ribose diphosphatase, whose amino-acid sequence MQQYDNQRHEFTPQDVEIVSKETLFRGFFKMVKYTFKHKLFEGGWSQPIEREMFERGHAAALLPYDPIRDEVVIVEQIRVGALEHENPWQYEIVAGIIDTDESPQDVARREAMEEAGVEVGSVLPITSYYPSSGGCSEKLDVFVGCVDATTAKGVHGLDYEGEDIRVQVMSREAAYQLVKDGVFENGATIIALQWLQLNYQELQSEWID is encoded by the coding sequence ATGCAACAGTATGACAATCAACGACATGAGTTTACTCCTCAAGATGTGGAAATAGTCTCAAAAGAGACGCTGTTTCGTGGTTTTTTCAAAATGGTTAAATACACATTTAAACATAAGCTGTTTGAGGGGGGCTGGAGCCAACCAATAGAGCGCGAGATGTTTGAACGTGGACATGCTGCCGCTTTGTTACCTTATGATCCTATTCGTGATGAAGTGGTGATCGTTGAACAGATCCGTGTTGGTGCTCTAGAGCATGAGAACCCATGGCAATACGAAATTGTTGCTGGGATTATTGATACCGATGAATCACCACAAGATGTCGCCCGACGTGAAGCGATGGAAGAAGCGGGCGTTGAAGTCGGATCTGTATTGCCTATCACTTCGTATTACCCTTCATCTGGCGGTTGTTCAGAAAAGCTCGACGTATTTGTTGGCTGTGTTGATGCAACGACAGCCAAAGGGGTACACGGATTGGACTACGAAGGTGAGGACATTCGTGTACAAGTTATGAGTCGCGAAGCGGCTTATCAGTTGGTAAAAGACGGTGTGTTTGAAAATGGTGCCACGATCATTGCGCTACAGTGGCTACAATTGAACTACCAAGAATTACAGTCAGAGTGGATAGATTAA
- a CDS encoding DUF1249 family protein: MPNIAVKKPYHVDLAELMRVYETNYAKLNALLPVGHEVGDVRCYQAVNMVYQLTVNEVTKYTTLIDICQSDAMPVFPLPKMSVRLYHDARVAEVCASGDFSRVKAKYDYPNTKLLQKDEKFQLNKFLGEWLTFCLKTGISRTPIAF, encoded by the coding sequence ATGCCAAATATAGCGGTCAAAAAACCGTATCATGTTGATCTTGCTGAATTGATGCGAGTTTACGAGACTAACTATGCCAAACTTAACGCTCTGTTACCGGTTGGGCATGAGGTTGGTGACGTTCGCTGTTACCAAGCCGTTAATATGGTGTATCAATTGACAGTGAATGAGGTCACAAAATACACCACTTTAATAGATATATGTCAGAGTGACGCGATGCCAGTGTTTCCTTTGCCAAAAATGTCTGTCAGGCTATATCACGACGCTCGAGTTGCAGAAGTGTGCGCTAGCGGGGATTTTTCGCGAGTTAAAGCGAAATATGACTACCCCAACACTAAGCTTTTGCAAAAGGACGAGAAATTTCAATTGAATAAATTTCTTGGGGAATGGTTAACGTTTTGTTTAAAAACGGGTATCAGCCGAACCCCAATTGCCTTTTAA
- the cpdA gene encoding 3',5'-cyclic-AMP phosphodiesterase — MELSHTSKFDESTIKLVQLTDTHLFAPSNGSLLSINTQDSFRAVVDGIVSQGFDYQAILATGDISQDHSAESYQKFESGIKPLEKPCYWLPGNHDFKPNMGSVLPSPQIQCVEHVLLGDNWQMVMLDSQVVGVPHGRLSDQQIDLLEQKLTEFPERNTLVLLHHHPLLVGSAWLDQHNLKDAEQFWDVVQQHTNVKAVLCGHVHQDMNRNHHGVQVMATPSTCVQFKPNSNDFAVDTLSPGWREIELHQDGTVTTQVRRLPNGQFSPDFDAGGY; from the coding sequence TTGGAATTATCACACACTTCAAAATTTGATGAGAGCACTATTAAGCTTGTGCAGCTAACGGACACGCATTTATTTGCGCCGAGCAATGGCAGCTTATTAAGCATCAACACTCAAGATAGCTTTCGTGCTGTAGTCGATGGCATTGTTAGTCAGGGCTTTGACTATCAAGCGATTCTAGCTACCGGTGATATCTCTCAAGATCACAGTGCTGAGTCGTACCAGAAATTTGAGTCAGGGATAAAGCCTTTGGAAAAGCCATGTTACTGGCTACCCGGGAACCATGACTTCAAGCCTAATATGGGCAGTGTTTTACCATCACCACAAATACAGTGTGTTGAGCATGTCTTGCTAGGCGATAACTGGCAGATGGTTATGCTGGACTCGCAAGTGGTGGGTGTACCTCACGGACGCCTTAGTGATCAACAGATTGACCTACTAGAACAAAAGCTGACTGAATTCCCTGAGCGTAACACCTTGGTTTTGCTGCACCACCACCCTTTACTGGTCGGTAGTGCGTGGCTTGATCAACATAACCTGAAAGATGCTGAGCAGTTTTGGGATGTGGTTCAACAGCACACCAATGTGAAAGCGGTACTTTGTGGTCATGTTCATCAAGATATGAATCGCAATCATCATGGTGTACAAGTCATGGCAACCCCATCGACTTGTGTTCAATTCAAACCAAACTCGAACGACTTTGCGGTTGATACTTTATCTCCAGGCTGGCGAGAGATTGAATTGCACCAAGATGGAACGGTAACTACGCAGGTTCGCCGCTTGCCTAATGGGCAGTTCTCGCCAGACTTTGATGCAGGTGGTTACTAA
- the yqiA gene encoding esterase YqiA — translation MPDFNQQTAKPSLLLYIHGFNSSSRSHKANVMADYCAEHRADIKVVAPQLPSFPQQAALHLQQLVEQYKDQYQIALVGSSLGGYLSTWLNSHYGFKAVVVNPAVKPYELLADYLGEQVNPYTDERYVLETKHIDELKALEVPAIAKPSDFWLLQQTEDEVLDYRQAVEKYQGATQTVEEGGDHSFVDFERYPQQIVTFLNL, via the coding sequence ATGCCGGACTTTAATCAGCAAACCGCTAAGCCATCGCTGCTTCTCTATATTCATGGTTTTAACAGTTCATCACGTTCTCACAAAGCGAATGTGATGGCAGATTACTGTGCGGAGCATCGCGCTGATATTAAAGTTGTAGCGCCTCAACTACCGAGCTTCCCTCAGCAAGCAGCTCTGCATTTACAGCAGCTGGTGGAGCAATATAAAGATCAATATCAGATCGCGTTAGTTGGTAGCTCGTTGGGTGGCTATCTTTCAACATGGTTAAATAGCCACTATGGTTTCAAGGCGGTGGTTGTAAATCCAGCCGTGAAGCCGTATGAGCTTCTGGCTGATTATTTAGGTGAGCAAGTAAACCCATACACAGATGAACGATATGTGCTGGAAACAAAGCATATCGATGAACTGAAGGCGTTAGAGGTTCCGGCTATCGCTAAGCCGAGTGACTTCTGGTTACTTCAGCAAACGGAAGACGAAGTTCTGGATTACCGACAAGCGGTAGAGAAGTACCAAGGTGCGACACAGACAGTAGAAGAGGGCGGGGATCATAGCTTTGTTGATTTTGAACGTTACCCACAACAAATCGTCACTTTTCTAAACCTCTAA